The Bernardetia sp. genome has a segment encoding these proteins:
- a CDS encoding S8 family serine peptidase yields MITLIHSPEVMAQNTSPSLRLKSSTQKYVSNTQDFIKTKSLFEEALSDNHYYLVVQFSTLPSHKDREALKTKGIELIQYLPDLSYTAKVKANLPNSELEALIQNYRIHAFVILSTTQKTQERLLQNDIPSWAVLSANQVALQVIPFNKIDAARVFSDVQRLGGEVSYQSKVTGNFTINLPQEKIADLAELPWVLWVESVPEPPKEENYYGKSAHRSAILNYGARNLDGTGVNLGIWDGGNVGPHLDFSGRVTLVENTSASDHGTHVAGTMAGAGLLNPRHTGMAPNALIFSHNFNGDIATEMQDAIDNHGIVITQNSYGFSATCSTGDPYMINNREQDLLVNNNPHLVHVFSAGNSQTSCAGGFGTTTGKAAKNTITVGALTNNDVITGFSSFGPVEDGRIKPEVSSFGNGVVSTEPNNTYAANSGTSMAAPGVSGTVAQIYQRYRQLNTGANPIASLVKAVLSNNADDLGNVGPDYKYGFGRINGLKAVKALEATNYAVNTVTTGGQNDVTIAVPAGVHEVKVMLCWSDPAAAANANPALINDLDLEVLDPTTNTWLPWTLDGANPNNVAVRGVNTVDIIEQVTIPTPTAGTYTLRVKGTAVTSGANQEYALTWTVTEPYIEVTYPSAGMTLEPSASELIQWDMEGVSSTTSVEYSLDNGATWTVINGSVPANTRRLSWTVPNTMTNEAKIRVTSNTPSLSAESDAFAIIGVPTGIAGLPCSGAAILSWTAVPNADEYIIYQLDETTGAYNQIGTSSTTSFTATGLTGLTWFSIRARNTTTGATSQRSLGFSITPGAGTGADLELTAIVNPVQGCDTRTATEPVTIRIKNLDCSAITSGTSIPVSYTVNAGTPINETLVLSSDLNGGASVDYTFTATVDMSASGAYVLTASVSLPADTNTANDEITNHTVQNSPAISTLPYLEDFENPNPAECWDILDEGAGTGTWQYGTNLGSGAFSIPSGSQYAAANDDACPSPGCGTPYRSWLISPKFDMSVYSSLELNFRAVFFTATTPIDLGEVRVSTDRINWTTIHSMTRQSNTWQNITLNLDAYAGEPQLWIAFYYDDLDNWGYGFAVDDVTVRERSLQLVSLSPAHTSTNVAVNTALALTFDQVPAVGSGSITLTGGASPIVVPVTGANTSVVGNTVTVTLPSNLENSTTYSVDVPSGVFTTAGGLAFGGVTPANWQFTTQSGDSDSRIVAPTTMPTGTTISSLATNSGSAVEVFAFQVEDLATADAFPTIATQFDIVSGASNTVTDWTTQLQGAELWAGGSQITATASITTDRIRFTIPVGNASTANGASTEYSLRVFLNTTGITDAEVLQFAIPNNGHGATTGGSTSQFATTFPADVISNTFTLEVIATQLSFENVPASALVNNNFSVGVRATDANGNIDNAPRTVTLLRDGGTGTGSLSAASGLASRNLVNGTLTWSDLQFDALGEYGLRVNDDASPLTALSSLINIVAPSGGGTPPSVSTPTRFIATALDTATIELSWDAASNATGYNLYHRNNLIATLPATATAYTHEGLMEDTYYNYTLQAFNTSSNATTGANTATYPKAPVLLEKVDACAGSKGEITVSSTHRTGIIHWYASETATEPIQDNSYTFETENLTSAQTYYVSTIGLEHESQTRLAVTVDVKAVPVATILGDLNRSTCENSITLEAQQATTGTDVTYVWYLNGTQVQSGSEPTYEATRNGSYSLRVVSNGCVSNVSESVRVKVKDIAPATITQGVSAVFCETGTLSALESEDATYQWLLNGNEVGNTSTISVSTSGTYTLRVSRQTCTEEAQIVVEILSFPTDITISSDKTEFCAGDEGATISVPEVPNATYTLFRNGRRLGAPSQRREFSVSTSGEYFVEVALSGNCIFLTDTISIDRLIIPTVRISVSDNIASLVSEGEIVEVEWLRDGEVVSTSTTTTLELTETGNYSARVTYSTGCQATSRAVFYRKPDPVTGIEDELANCCTVVYPNPASSEVFLKLSAELQEECTITLTDGIGRTLITKQISKEEATQNIRLDISNYASGIYFINVVTPEKTLSFKVSKEN; encoded by the coding sequence ATGATTACTTTGATACACTCTCCAGAAGTGATGGCTCAAAATACCTCTCCTTCTTTGCGACTAAAATCATCTACGCAAAAGTATGTTTCTAACACTCAAGATTTTATAAAAACAAAGTCTTTATTTGAAGAAGCTTTATCAGACAATCATTATTATTTAGTGGTTCAGTTTAGTACTTTACCTTCTCATAAAGATAGAGAAGCCTTAAAGACTAAAGGTATTGAACTTATCCAGTACCTTCCCGATTTGTCTTATACTGCAAAAGTGAAAGCAAACCTTCCAAACTCAGAATTAGAGGCTCTCATTCAGAATTATCGTATTCATGCTTTTGTAATTCTTTCTACAACTCAGAAAACACAAGAGAGGTTATTACAAAATGATATTCCGAGTTGGGCAGTTCTTTCTGCCAATCAAGTAGCGCTACAAGTAATTCCTTTTAATAAAATAGATGCAGCAAGAGTATTTTCAGATGTACAACGCTTAGGTGGAGAAGTTTCTTACCAAAGTAAAGTAACAGGCAATTTTACAATAAACCTACCTCAAGAAAAAATAGCAGACCTTGCTGAGTTGCCTTGGGTCTTGTGGGTTGAATCTGTGCCAGAGCCTCCAAAAGAAGAAAACTATTATGGAAAATCGGCTCACCGTTCAGCTATTCTGAATTATGGTGCAAGAAACTTAGATGGCACAGGAGTAAACTTAGGTATTTGGGATGGAGGAAATGTAGGTCCACACCTTGATTTCTCTGGACGTGTAACATTAGTGGAGAATACTTCTGCAAGCGACCATGGTACACACGTTGCTGGTACTATGGCAGGAGCAGGTCTTTTGAATCCTCGTCATACAGGAATGGCTCCTAATGCTTTGATATTTTCTCATAATTTTAACGGAGATATAGCTACTGAAATGCAAGATGCTATTGACAATCATGGAATTGTGATTACTCAAAATTCATATGGATTCAGTGCTACCTGTTCAACAGGCGACCCTTATATGATTAATAATAGAGAACAAGACTTACTTGTTAATAACAACCCACATCTTGTACACGTATTTTCAGCAGGAAACTCACAAACTTCTTGTGCAGGTGGATTTGGTACTACAACTGGAAAAGCTGCTAAAAATACAATTACGGTTGGAGCTTTAACTAATAATGATGTGATTACTGGTTTTAGTAGTTTTGGTCCTGTGGAAGACGGACGTATCAAGCCAGAAGTAAGTTCTTTTGGAAATGGTGTAGTTTCTACTGAGCCTAATAATACTTATGCTGCAAATAGTGGTACTTCAATGGCTGCACCAGGAGTTTCAGGTACAGTAGCGCAGATTTATCAACGTTATCGCCAATTAAATACTGGAGCAAATCCTATTGCTTCTTTGGTAAAAGCAGTACTCTCAAATAATGCTGATGATTTAGGAAATGTAGGGCCTGATTATAAATATGGTTTTGGTAGAATCAATGGACTTAAAGCTGTAAAAGCATTAGAAGCAACTAATTATGCTGTAAATACAGTAACTACTGGAGGACAAAATGATGTTACCATTGCTGTTCCTGCTGGAGTACACGAAGTTAAGGTAATGCTTTGTTGGTCTGACCCTGCTGCTGCTGCTAATGCAAACCCAGCTCTAATTAATGATTTAGATTTAGAAGTTTTAGACCCAACTACAAATACTTGGTTGCCTTGGACTTTAGATGGAGCAAACCCAAATAATGTAGCTGTAAGAGGAGTAAATACAGTAGATATTATCGAACAAGTAACTATTCCTACTCCTACTGCTGGAACTTACACGCTTCGTGTAAAAGGAACAGCTGTTACATCTGGAGCAAATCAAGAATACGCTCTTACTTGGACAGTTACTGAACCCTATATAGAAGTAACTTATCCTTCGGCTGGAATGACATTAGAACCTTCTGCCTCTGAACTTATTCAGTGGGATATGGAAGGGGTTTCAAGCACAACTTCTGTTGAATATTCTTTAGATAACGGAGCAACTTGGACAGTAATTAATGGTTCAGTGCCTGCAAATACTCGTCGTTTGAGTTGGACTGTTCCGAATACAATGACTAATGAAGCTAAAATTAGAGTAACTTCTAATACACCTTCTTTAAGTGCAGAAAGTGATGCTTTTGCTATTATAGGAGTTCCTACTGGGATTGCAGGGTTGCCTTGTAGTGGTGCAGCTATTTTATCTTGGACAGCCGTTCCAAATGCAGATGAATATATTATTTATCAACTTGATGAAACTACAGGAGCATATAATCAGATTGGAACAAGCAGTACTACATCCTTTACAGCTACAGGACTCACAGGACTAACTTGGTTCAGTATAAGAGCAAGAAATACTACTACTGGAGCAACTAGCCAACGTTCTTTAGGTTTTTCTATTACACCAGGTGCTGGAACAGGAGCAGACTTAGAACTAACAGCTATAGTCAATCCTGTACAAGGCTGTGATACAAGAACAGCTACTGAACCTGTTACAATCCGAATTAAAAATTTAGATTGTTCTGCCATCACGAGTGGAACGTCAATTCCTGTATCTTATACTGTAAATGCAGGAACTCCAATAAATGAAACACTTGTACTGTCAAGTGATTTGAATGGAGGAGCTTCTGTAGATTATACATTTACTGCAACGGTTGATATGTCTGCTTCTGGAGCTTATGTATTGACAGCTTCAGTTAGTCTTCCTGCAGATACAAATACAGCTAATGATGAAATTACAAACCATACTGTACAAAACTCTCCTGCTATAAGTACTTTACCATATTTAGAGGATTTCGAAAATCCGAATCCAGCAGAGTGTTGGGATATTCTTGATGAAGGTGCTGGAACAGGTACTTGGCAATATGGGACGAATCTAGGTAGTGGAGCTTTCTCTATTCCTTCTGGCAGTCAGTACGCAGCAGCAAACGATGATGCTTGTCCTAGTCCTGGGTGTGGAACTCCATATCGTTCTTGGCTTATCAGTCCAAAATTTGACATGTCTGTGTATTCTAGCCTAGAACTTAATTTCAGAGCTGTATTTTTTACAGCAACTACTCCGATTGATTTGGGAGAAGTTAGAGTTAGTACCGACAGAATCAACTGGACAACGATACACTCTATGACACGCCAATCTAACACTTGGCAAAATATTACTCTTAATTTGGATGCTTATGCTGGCGAACCTCAACTATGGATAGCTTTTTATTATGATGATTTAGATAACTGGGGATATGGCTTTGCTGTTGATGATGTTACAGTAAGAGAAAGGTCTTTACAGTTAGTAAGTTTATCGCCTGCTCATACATCGACTAACGTAGCTGTTAATACTGCATTAGCTCTTACTTTTGACCAAGTTCCTGCCGTGGGTTCAGGTTCAATTACTCTTACAGGTGGTGCTAGTCCGATAGTTGTTCCTGTAACTGGGGCAAATACTTCTGTAGTTGGAAATACTGTTACAGTAACTCTACCTTCAAACTTAGAAAATTCTACTACTTATTCAGTGGATGTTCCAAGTGGTGTATTTACTACAGCTGGTGGTTTAGCCTTTGGTGGTGTTACTCCTGCTAACTGGCAATTTACTACACAATCAGGTGATTCAGATTCTAGAATTGTAGCTCCTACCACTATGCCTACTGGAACAACTATTTCATCTCTTGCTACCAACTCTGGAAGTGCAGTAGAAGTATTTGCTTTTCAAGTAGAAGATTTAGCTACTGCTGATGCTTTTCCAACCATTGCTACACAATTTGACATTGTAAGTGGAGCATCTAATACAGTTACTGATTGGACAACCCAACTACAAGGTGCAGAACTTTGGGCTGGAGGAAGTCAGATTACAGCAACAGCTTCTATTACAACAGATAGAATACGTTTTACCATTCCTGTAGGAAATGCAAGCACAGCAAATGGTGCAAGTACTGAATATAGCTTAAGAGTATTTTTAAATACTACTGGTATTACAGATGCTGAAGTACTACAATTTGCTATTCCAAATAATGGACATGGTGCAACTACTGGTGGTAGCACTTCTCAATTTGCAACTACTTTTCCTGCTGATGTTATTTCTAATACCTTTACTTTAGAAGTAATTGCAACTCAACTTTCATTTGAAAATGTTCCAGCTAGTGCTTTAGTAAACAACAACTTCTCTGTTGGTGTGAGGGCTACTGATGCCAATGGAAATATTGATAATGCACCAAGAACAGTTACTCTTCTTAGAGATGGTGGAACTGGAACTGGAAGTTTAAGTGCTGCTTCAGGACTGGCTTCTCGCAATCTAGTAAACGGTACTCTAACTTGGAGCGACCTTCAATTTGATGCACTTGGAGAATATGGATTAAGAGTAAACGATGATGCAAGTCCTCTGACAGCATTAAGTTCTTTAATCAATATTGTTGCTCCTAGTGGTGGTGGTACGCCTCCATCAGTTTCTACCCCTACTCGTTTCATTGCAACTGCCTTAGATACTGCTACTATTGAACTTTCTTGGGATGCTGCATCAAATGCAACAGGTTATAATCTATATCATAGAAATAATTTGATTGCTACATTACCTGCAACAGCTACTGCTTATACTCATGAAGGATTAATGGAAGACACATATTACAACTATACTCTTCAAGCCTTTAATACAAGCTCAAATGCAACAACAGGTGCAAATACAGCTACTTACCCTAAAGCTCCAGTGTTATTAGAAAAAGTAGATGCTTGTGCTGGGTCAAAGGGTGAAATTACAGTTTCTAGTACACACAGAACAGGAATTATTCATTGGTATGCTTCTGAAACTGCAACAGAGCCAATTCAAGATAATTCATATACTTTTGAGACAGAAAATCTGACTTCTGCTCAGACTTACTATGTTTCAACAATTGGATTAGAACATGAAAGCCAAACAAGATTAGCTGTTACTGTGGATGTAAAAGCAGTTCCAGTAGCAACTATTTTAGGCGATTTGAACCGTTCAACATGTGAAAACTCTATTACTTTAGAAGCTCAACAAGCAACTACTGGTACAGATGTTACCTATGTTTGGTACTTGAATGGAACACAGGTACAAAGTGGCAGCGAACCTACTTATGAAGCAACTCGTAATGGTTCGTATTCTTTACGTGTTGTAAGTAACGGATGTGTATCAAATGTTTCTGAAAGTGTAAGAGTGAAAGTGAAAGATATTGCTCCTGCTACCATCACACAAGGTGTTAGTGCTGTTTTCTGTGAGACAGGAACACTATCAGCTTTAGAATCAGAAGATGCTACTTATCAGTGGTTGTTAAATGGCAATGAGGTAGGAAATACATCTACTATTTCTGTATCAACTTCTGGCACTTATACGCTAAGAGTAAGCAGACAAACTTGTACAGAAGAAGCTCAAATCGTTGTAGAAATTCTATCTTTCCCTACAGACATCACAATTTCTAGCGATAAAACAGAATTCTGTGCTGGAGATGAAGGTGCTACAATTTCTGTACCAGAAGTTCCAAATGCTACTTATACATTATTTAGAAATGGACGTAGGTTGGGAGCTCCATCACAAAGAAGAGAGTTTTCTGTAAGTACTTCTGGAGAATACTTCGTAGAAGTAGCTTTAAGTGGAAACTGTATTTTCCTTACAGATACAATCAGCATAGACAGACTTATTATTCCTACTGTAAGAATTAGTGTTTCTGATAATATTGCCTCACTGGTATCAGAAGGAGAAATTGTAGAAGTAGAATGGTTAAGAGATGGAGAAGTTGTGAGTACATCTACCACAACAACTCTTGAGTTGACAGAAACAGGTAATTATTCAGCACGAGTAACTTACTCAACAGGCTGTCAGGCTACTTCAAGAGCTGTTTTCTATCGCAAACCAGACCCAGTAACAGGTATAGAAGATGAGTTGGCTAACTGCTGCACAGTAGTTTATCCAAACCCTGCTAGTTCAGAAGTATTCTTAAAGCTCTCGGCAGAACTGCAAGAAGAATGCACTATTACTCTTACTGATGGAATCGGCAGAACATTGATTACGAAGCAAATTTCTAAAGAAGAAGCGACCCAAAATATTCGTTTAGATATTAGCAATTACGCTTCTGGAATCTATTTTATCAATGTAGTTACACCAGAAAAAACACTTTCTTTCAAAGTATCGAAAGAAAACTAA
- a CDS encoding trigger factor, with protein MEIKLEKKNETNAFIHVSVKEEDYKAKFDKKLEDYRKQASIKGFRPGKAPMSLVKKMIGKEVRMDEVNDVVTKGVSDYIQEEKLDLLGAPIPQPKDTNWSKEKEFEFSYEIGLVPDFDYDISENVKADNYKIDITTKEVDNYIDNLRSRFGSVENPEESEKGDFVYGEIFQMGKDEEGNETKTFSVETLIPTNKIADSQVEKFVGVKGGDNFTFDMAEALPNEKERGFALGIETEDAAKLSGEFTMVVESITRRIPAPLDEEFFKKIGAYKPAKPEPVVEGEEPKAEEQEQPEPEVMNEEEFREEILNRLKEDYAKEAEALTDIYLRRNLIENTKIDLPDEFLKRWLAFANEGKFTAEQIEEEYPEFVKEMKWSLIQNRILKDKEVEITREDIIAEARKEVQNMMMRMGGGMQLPESQMDSMAESFLQADNGKHYQQIATQAMRQRSMEAVRESVTLNDKVVTEEEFAEIAESLNTPAK; from the coding sequence GTGGAAATTAAGTTAGAAAAAAAGAATGAAACCAATGCTTTTATTCATGTTTCGGTAAAAGAAGAAGATTACAAAGCTAAATTTGATAAAAAACTAGAAGATTATCGCAAACAGGCTTCTATCAAAGGTTTCCGTCCAGGAAAAGCTCCTATGAGTTTGGTAAAGAAGATGATAGGAAAAGAAGTGAGAATGGACGAAGTAAACGATGTAGTAACTAAAGGAGTAAGTGATTATATCCAAGAAGAAAAACTAGATTTGCTCGGTGCACCTATACCACAGCCTAAAGATACTAACTGGAGCAAAGAAAAAGAATTTGAGTTTTCTTATGAAATCGGATTAGTTCCTGACTTTGATTATGACATTTCTGAAAACGTTAAAGCTGATAACTATAAAATAGACATTACTACAAAAGAAGTAGATAATTATATAGACAACCTCCGTTCTCGTTTTGGAAGTGTAGAAAACCCAGAAGAATCTGAAAAAGGAGATTTTGTCTATGGAGAAATTTTCCAAATGGGAAAAGATGAAGAAGGAAATGAAACAAAAACATTTTCAGTAGAGACTCTTATTCCTACAAATAAAATTGCAGACTCTCAAGTAGAAAAGTTTGTAGGCGTAAAAGGAGGCGATAACTTTACTTTTGATATGGCAGAAGCTCTTCCAAATGAAAAAGAAAGAGGTTTTGCATTAGGTATCGAAACTGAAGATGCAGCCAAACTTTCAGGTGAGTTTACAATGGTAGTAGAAAGCATTACTCGTCGTATTCCTGCTCCATTAGATGAAGAATTTTTTAAGAAAATAGGAGCTTACAAGCCTGCTAAGCCAGAGCCAGTAGTTGAGGGAGAAGAGCCAAAAGCAGAAGAACAAGAGCAGCCAGAACCAGAAGTAATGAATGAGGAAGAGTTTCGTGAAGAAATCCTGAATCGTTTGAAAGAAGATTATGCCAAAGAAGCAGAAGCTCTTACAGATATTTATCTTCGTAGAAATTTGATAGAAAATACTAAAATTGACCTTCCAGACGAGTTCTTGAAACGTTGGTTGGCTTTTGCTAATGAAGGTAAATTTACAGCAGAACAGATTGAGGAAGAGTATCCAGAATTTGTAAAAGAAATGAAATGGTCTCTTATCCAAAATCGTATTTTGAAAGATAAAGAAGTAGAAATCACAAGAGAAGACATCATTGCAGAAGCTCGTAAGGAAGTTCAAAACATGATGATGCGTATGGGTGGAGGAATGCAACTTCCAGAATCTCAAATGGATAGCATGGCAGAGAGTTTCTTACAAGCAGATAACGGCAAACACTACCAGCAAATAGCTACTCAAGCAATGCGTCAGCGTTCTATGGAAGCTGTTCGTGAGTCAGTTACCCTAAATGACAAAGTAGTAACTGAAGAAGAATTTGCTGAAATTGCTGAGTCTTTAAACACTCCTGCAAAATAA
- a CDS encoding beta-carotene hydroxylase, protein MLSLWQIILVIVITAMCMEGVAWFTHKYIMHGFLWFLHKSHHKHHNHFLEVNDVFALVFSVQSMAMIMFGLTYPKWNILFALGVGIALYGIFYAVFHDILVHNRLPFLKINIQNPYLKRIVRAHGVHHRSHKKDDSEAFGFLYAPKKYDKNS, encoded by the coding sequence ATGTTATCTCTTTGGCAAATTATTTTGGTTATTGTCATTACAGCTATGTGTATGGAAGGCGTAGCGTGGTTTACGCATAAGTATATTATGCACGGTTTTTTGTGGTTTTTACACAAATCTCATCATAAACATCACAATCATTTTTTAGAAGTAAATGATGTCTTTGCTTTAGTTTTTTCAGTGCAATCTATGGCAATGATTATGTTTGGACTAACCTACCCCAAATGGAATATTTTGTTTGCATTAGGAGTAGGAATCGCACTCTATGGAATATTTTATGCTGTTTTCCACGATATTTTGGTACATAATCGCTTACCCTTTTTAAAAATTAATATACAAAATCCATATCTCAAACGCATTGTCAGAGCACACGGAGTGCATCATCGTTCCCATAAGAAAGATGATTCGGAAGCATTTGGTTTTTTGTATGCGCCTAAAAAATATGACAAGAATAGTTAA
- a CDS encoding VanW family protein: MKKRRKLLSQYHPALYFISIWEKRWRRKLMWWLDSKTYTKERQPNKLPFRVKKHQSKLLKKLGDSDMQLQYNKIKNLEIVVQKINGTLVKPNETFSFCKTVGLPTKKKGYKMGMELSFGEAKAGIGGGICQSSNLLHWLALHSPLTINERHHHSYDPFPDDGRVLPFASGATVFYNYLDFQLTNNTPWTFQINLWLTDKLLEGEIRVNEELDFAYHVFEKNHRFLKQDGEFFRANEIWRNKILKFQSGKIITTEMITKNFARVKYVPKEFDIS, from the coding sequence ATGAAAAAAAGACGTAAACTCTTATCACAATATCATCCAGCTTTATATTTTATTTCTATTTGGGAAAAAAGATGGAGAAGAAAGCTAATGTGGTGGTTAGATTCAAAAACCTATACAAAAGAAAGACAACCAAATAAGTTACCTTTTAGGGTTAAAAAACACCAATCTAAACTACTTAAAAAGCTAGGAGATTCGGATATGCAACTCCAATATAACAAAATCAAAAATTTAGAAATTGTTGTCCAAAAAATCAATGGAACACTTGTAAAGCCCAATGAAACCTTTTCTTTTTGTAAAACAGTAGGGCTTCCGACAAAAAAGAAAGGATACAAAATGGGCATGGAACTCTCTTTTGGAGAGGCAAAAGCTGGAATTGGTGGAGGAATCTGTCAGAGTTCGAATCTATTACATTGGCTAGCTCTACACTCTCCACTTACCATTAACGAACGCCATCATCATAGCTACGACCCTTTTCCAGACGACGGGCGAGTATTACCTTTTGCTAGTGGAGCAACCGTTTTTTACAACTATCTTGATTTTCAGCTTACCAACAATACGCCATGGACATTTCAAATAAATCTTTGGCTGACCGATAAACTCCTTGAAGGCGAAATTAGGGTAAATGAAGAATTAGATTTTGCTTACCACGTATTTGAGAAAAATCATAGGTTTTTGAAACAAGATGGAGAGTTTTTCAGAGCTAACGAGATATGGAGAAATAAGATATTAAAATTTCAGAGTGGTAAAATTATAACTACTGAAATGATTACCAAGAACTTTGCTAGGGTAAAGTATGTGCCAAAGGAATTTGACATCTCGTAA